In Juglans regia cultivar Chandler chromosome 5, Walnut 2.0, whole genome shotgun sequence, the following are encoded in one genomic region:
- the LOC118348452 gene encoding membrane steroid-binding protein 2-like, with protein sequence MFYGPSGPYAFFAGKEASRALTKMSFEVKDLTGDISFLGPFKCKALQDWEFKTGKSINFLHVCYKHPGWADAATEDATATGMTTRRGCLGYGETSKLVPLRPWLMKQQRRNCNSDFQEKKKLYRFHLMPCGTKFRNGCSMRLPPA encoded by the exons ATGTTTTATGGACCAAGTGGACCTTATGCATTTTTTGCTGGAAAGGAGGCTAGCAGAGCTCTCACAAAAATGTCTTTTGAAGTGAAAGATCTAACAGGGGATATATCTTTTCTAGGTCCATTCAAATGCAAGGCTTTGCAGGACTGGGAATTCAA GACTGGCAAgtcgataaattttcttcatgTTTGTTATAAGCATCCTGGTTGGGCTGATGCTGCAACAGAAGATGCAACAGCTACTGGGATGACAACAAGAAGAGGGTGCCTGGGGTACGGTGAAACATCGAAACTGGTTCCCTTGAGACCTTGGTTGATGAAGCAGCAAAGAAGAAATTGCAATTCGGACttccaagaaaagaagaaattgtaCCGTTTCCATTTAATGCCATGTGGGACGAAGTTTCGCAATGGTTGCTCCATGCGGTTGCCTCCAGCATAA